Proteins from one Mustela erminea isolate mMusErm1 chromosome 20, mMusErm1.Pri, whole genome shotgun sequence genomic window:
- the DEXI gene encoding dexamethasone-induced protein, whose protein sequence is MPGARVAAHLDALGPLVPYVPPSLLPSMFYVGLFFVNVLILYYAFLMEYIVLNVGLVFLPEDMDQALVDLGVLSDPGSGLYDAESELDVFDGYLE, encoded by the coding sequence ATGCCCGGCGCCCGGGTCGCGGCCCACCTGGACGCGCTGGGCCCCCTGGTCCCCTACGTGCCGCCGTCGCTGCTGCCCTCTATGTTCTACGTGGGCCTGTTTTTCGTCAATGTGCTGATCCTGTACTACGCCTTCCTCATGGAGTACATTGTCCTCAACGTGGGCCTCGTTTTCCTGCCCGAGGACATGGACCAGGCGCTGGTGGACCTGGGCGTGCTCTCCGATCCCGGCTCCGGCCTCTACGATGCCGAATCGGAGCTCGATGTCTTCGATGGTTACTTGGAGTAG